The following proteins come from a genomic window of Deltaproteobacteria bacterium:
- a CDS encoding TPM domain-containing protein — MLRTRDGWIRTLDLPRIERALREAEQKTSAELRVSVAPLFWGSVQAAAERAFERLGMRQTRERNGVLIFVVPGRRRFAVLGDAGVHARTGQDLWDEVAAILRRHFSRGAFTEGLVAAIDALGVALAEPFPHAHDDENELPDRVDLNGPSPEP, encoded by the coding sequence ATGCTCCGGACCCGAGACGGCTGGATCCGCACCCTCGACCTCCCGCGCATCGAGCGGGCGTTGCGCGAGGCCGAGCAGAAGACCTCGGCGGAGCTCCGCGTCTCGGTGGCGCCGCTGTTCTGGGGAAGCGTGCAGGCCGCGGCGGAGCGCGCGTTCGAGCGGCTGGGCATGCGGCAGACCCGCGAGCGCAACGGCGTCCTCATCTTCGTGGTGCCCGGGCGGCGCCGCTTCGCCGTGCTCGGTGACGCGGGCGTGCACGCGCGCACCGGCCAGGACCTCTGGGACGAGGTCGCGGCGATCCTGCGTCGACACTTCTCGCGCGGCGCATTCACCGAGGGGCTCGTGGCGGCGATCGATGCGCTCGGCGTGGCGCTGGCCGAGCCGTTTCCGCACGCGCACGACGATGAAAACGAGCTGCCCGATCGCGTGGATCTGAACGGCCCCTC
- a CDS encoding TPM domain-containing protein, which produces MRRLSTLGGALALGLGALLLLGAFQPPPAPTRWVTDPDGALSAPTRERLDQRLEAYQQATGHQVIVWIGRSTGDVPLEDWAARTFEAWGVGQKKLDDGVAVFVFMQDRHMRIEVGYGLEPVVPDAVASRIIREVAVPRLRAGDVDGAVSGSVDALLARISGEAPAPTNPQLPQLHVSPAQLVLLVIVAVILLAFAITHPRLAMFLLFNLLSGNSRRGGSSGGGFSGGGGRSGGGGASGSW; this is translated from the coding sequence ATGCGACGCCTGTCCACCCTCGGCGGCGCGCTCGCGCTGGGCCTGGGCGCGCTGCTGTTGTTGGGCGCGTTCCAGCCGCCGCCGGCCCCCACGCGCTGGGTGACGGATCCCGACGGGGCGCTGAGCGCGCCGACGCGCGAGCGCCTGGATCAACGACTCGAGGCCTACCAGCAAGCCACCGGGCACCAGGTGATCGTCTGGATCGGCCGCTCGACCGGCGACGTGCCGCTCGAAGACTGGGCCGCGCGCACCTTCGAGGCCTGGGGCGTGGGCCAGAAGAAGCTCGACGACGGCGTGGCGGTCTTCGTGTTCATGCAGGACCGGCACATGCGCATCGAGGTGGGCTACGGGCTCGAGCCCGTGGTCCCCGACGCGGTGGCCTCGCGCATCATCCGCGAGGTGGCGGTGCCGCGGCTGCGAGCGGGCGACGTGGACGGCGCGGTGTCGGGCTCGGTGGACGCGCTGCTGGCGCGCATCAGCGGCGAGGCCCCTGCCCCGACGAATCCACAGCTGCCGCAGCTTCACGTCAGTCCTGCGCAGCTGGTCCTGCTGGTGATCGTGGCGGTGATTCTGCTCGCCTTCGCGATCACCCATCCGCGGTTGGCGATGTTCCTCTTGTTCAACCTGCTGAGCGGCAACAGCCGCCGCGGCGGCTCCTCGGGCGGCGGCTTCTCCGGCGGCGGCGGACGCTCCGGCGGCGGCGGCGCCAGCGGCTCCTGGTGA
- a CDS encoding LemA family protein: MGKWFGIGLVALLVLLGVWGVGSYNGLVRSDQAVRAQWGQVQNAYQRRLDLVPNLVETVKGSANFEKSTLTEVTEARAKATQVTTTATEAILQNPDEFAKFQQAQQNLGGALGRLLVSVEAYPQLRSTDAFRDLLAQLEGTENRIAVERMRFNELSRDFNAKRDSFPTVFVANLSGAKFAEKPYFQAEPEATHAPKVKF; the protein is encoded by the coding sequence ATGGGCAAGTGGTTCGGAATCGGATTGGTGGCGCTGCTGGTGCTGCTCGGCGTCTGGGGCGTGGGCAGCTACAACGGCCTGGTGCGCTCCGACCAGGCGGTGCGCGCCCAGTGGGGTCAGGTGCAGAACGCCTACCAGCGCCGCCTCGACCTCGTGCCCAACCTGGTGGAGACGGTGAAGGGCTCGGCCAACTTCGAAAAGAGCACGCTCACCGAGGTCACCGAGGCCCGCGCCAAGGCAACGCAGGTCACCACCACGGCCACCGAGGCGATTCTTCAGAACCCGGACGAGTTCGCGAAGTTCCAGCAGGCCCAGCAGAACCTGGGCGGCGCGTTGGGGCGGCTCCTGGTGAGCGTGGAGGCCTATCCGCAGCTGCGCAGCACCGACGCCTTCCGCGACCTCCTCGCCCAGCTCGAGGGCACCGAGAACCGCATCGCCGTGGAGCGCATGCGCTTCAACGAGCTCTCCCGCGACTTCAACGCCAAGCGCGACAGCTTCCCCACCGTGTTCGTGGCCAACCTCTCGGGCGCGAAGTTCGCGGAGAAGCCCTACTTCCAGGCCGAGCCCGAGGCCACCCACGCGCCGAAGGTGAAGTTCTAG
- a CDS encoding NUDIX domain-containing protein, which translates to MPTRDAFCNSCGTKYPLPLAYPRTCTSCKQMVWANPIPVGVGLVPVQVGERTGLLVIRRAIPPGVGKLALVGGFVEEHESWQRGLAREVHEEANVVVDPARVEPLWFVSSEPKPNRVLLFGITEPIAKLPPFEADGETSERGVIFGPEGLDPIFAFPLHAEAARRYFAARKISGPNAFTSI; encoded by the coding sequence ATGCCCACTCGAGACGCCTTCTGCAACTCCTGCGGCACGAAGTATCCCTTGCCGCTCGCGTATCCGCGCACGTGCACGTCGTGCAAGCAGATGGTCTGGGCCAACCCGATCCCGGTGGGCGTGGGGCTGGTGCCGGTGCAGGTCGGCGAGCGCACGGGGCTGCTCGTGATTCGACGCGCGATTCCGCCCGGCGTGGGCAAGCTCGCGCTGGTGGGCGGCTTCGTGGAAGAGCACGAGTCTTGGCAGCGCGGGCTCGCGCGCGAGGTGCACGAAGAGGCGAACGTGGTCGTCGATCCGGCGCGCGTCGAGCCGCTGTGGTTCGTCTCCAGTGAGCCGAAGCCGAACCGCGTGCTGCTCTTTGGGATCACCGAGCCCATCGCAAAGCTCCCGCCCTTCGAGGCCGACGGCGAGACGTCCGAGCGCGGCGTCATCTTCGGGCCGGAGGGACTCGATCCGATCTTTGCCTTCCCGCTGCATGCCGAGGCCGCGCGCCGATATTTTGCGGCGCGAAAGATCAGCGGGCCCAATGCGTTCACGTCGATTTAG
- a CDS encoding DUF1801 domain-containing protein: MSPTKRANKKPTTFTAEERAAMKERARELKAGDVDGTKAVLEKIASLPEPDRSMARRIHAIVLSAAPSLTPRLWYGMPAYARDEKTICLFQSGQKFKTRYATLGFSDKAKLDDGEMWPNAYALTKLTPDVEAKIAALVKKAVG, from the coding sequence ATGAGTCCGACCAAGCGCGCGAACAAGAAGCCCACGACCTTCACCGCCGAGGAGCGCGCGGCGATGAAGGAGCGCGCGCGTGAGCTCAAGGCGGGCGACGTCGACGGCACGAAGGCCGTGCTCGAGAAGATCGCTTCGCTGCCCGAGCCGGATCGTTCGATGGCCAGGCGGATTCACGCGATCGTGCTGTCGGCCGCGCCATCGCTCACGCCGCGGCTCTGGTACGGCATGCCCGCCTACGCGCGCGACGAGAAGACGATCTGCTTGTTCCAGAGCGGCCAGAAGTTCAAGACGCGCTACGCGACGCTCGGCTTCAGCGACAAGGCCAAGCTCGACGATGGAGAGATGTGGCCCAACGCGTACGCGCTCACGAAGCTCACGCCCGACGTGGAAGCGAAGATCGCCGCGCTGGTGAAGAAGGCCGTCGGCTGA
- a CDS encoding glycoside hydrolase family 16 protein: MRRVLLLLISLLTACSTAKVQGTSGSGATSATTGTGSTTSSTSGSSTGTTGSDPCSGAPFFCDDYADASHSNDYTTRNGTWTRHIGSYEALDGNTWERARSVLAFDIGDFDVTIAGSSEGDSGFGLVYAASASADDGYAVIVHPEQFQGVYLKKLNPGQQDTEIANAPLSAPSPGVAHVLRVQRSAGTITVWLDGEQVLQGNDGAPSAHGQLGLLESTTDQTAGAGARFTLFRIDTWSPTSGSTSTTTSSSSTSSSSGSSGSTGTSSSTSSTGSSGSTSGGDGGWVLVWSDEFDGGDDVPADPSKWQNEVSGSGMGNQELEYYTPGTQNVIQQGGNLVITARENTDSSLTCSYPVNGNTCLYTSGKVNSLGLFSQQYGRFEANIKVPTGQGMWPAFWMMGVDIDSAGWPACGEIDVMENIGKEPDNAYGSLHAPGFNTGLAYSLPVPYSDDFHVFAIEWEPQVIRFYVDTALYETHTPADVGGSGTWEFDREPFYLLLNLAVGGSWPGSPDATTVFPQQMLVDYVRVYARP, from the coding sequence ATGCGACGCGTCCTCCTTCTGCTCATCAGCCTGTTGACCGCCTGCTCCACCGCGAAGGTCCAAGGCACCAGCGGCTCGGGCGCGACCTCGGCGACAACGGGCACCGGCAGCACCACGTCGTCGACGTCTGGGAGCAGCACCGGCACGACGGGATCGGATCCCTGCAGCGGCGCGCCCTTCTTCTGCGATGACTACGCCGACGCGAGCCACTCCAACGACTACACCACGCGCAACGGCACCTGGACGCGCCACATCGGCTCGTACGAAGCGCTCGACGGCAACACCTGGGAGCGCGCGCGTTCCGTGCTCGCGTTCGACATCGGCGACTTCGACGTGACCATCGCCGGCAGCTCCGAGGGCGACTCGGGCTTCGGGCTCGTCTACGCCGCATCGGCCAGCGCCGACGATGGATACGCGGTCATCGTGCACCCCGAGCAGTTTCAGGGCGTGTACTTGAAGAAGCTCAACCCGGGCCAGCAGGACACCGAGATCGCGAACGCGCCGTTGAGCGCGCCGTCGCCGGGCGTCGCGCACGTGCTCCGTGTGCAGCGCAGTGCGGGCACGATCACGGTCTGGCTCGATGGCGAGCAGGTGCTTCAAGGCAACGACGGCGCGCCGAGCGCCCACGGCCAGCTCGGCCTCCTCGAGAGCACCACCGATCAGACCGCCGGCGCGGGCGCGCGCTTCACGCTCTTCCGCATCGACACCTGGAGTCCGACCTCGGGATCCACGAGCACGACGACGAGCAGCTCCAGCACCTCGAGCTCGTCGGGCTCGAGCGGTTCCACGGGCACGAGCAGCTCGACGAGCTCGACAGGATCGAGCGGCAGCACCTCCGGCGGCGACGGCGGCTGGGTGCTCGTGTGGAGCGACGAGTTCGACGGCGGCGACGACGTCCCGGCGGATCCGAGCAAGTGGCAGAACGAGGTCAGCGGCTCGGGGATGGGCAACCAGGAGCTCGAGTACTACACGCCGGGGACGCAGAACGTGATCCAGCAAGGCGGGAACCTGGTCATCACCGCGCGCGAGAACACCGACTCGAGCCTGACGTGCAGCTACCCGGTGAACGGCAACACCTGCCTCTACACCTCCGGCAAGGTGAACTCGCTCGGGCTCTTCTCGCAGCAGTACGGCCGCTTCGAGGCGAACATCAAGGTCCCGACGGGCCAGGGCATGTGGCCCGCGTTCTGGATGATGGGCGTCGACATCGACTCAGCCGGTTGGCCTGCCTGCGGCGAGATCGACGTGATGGAGAACATCGGCAAGGAGCCCGACAACGCCTACGGCAGCCTGCACGCGCCGGGCTTCAACACCGGGCTCGCGTACAGCTTGCCCGTGCCGTACTCCGACGACTTCCACGTGTTCGCCATCGAGTGGGAGCCTCAAGTCATCCGCTTCTACGTGGACACCGCGCTCTACGAGACGCACACGCCGGCGGACGTCGGCGGCAGTGGAACCTGGGAGTTCGACCGCGAGCCGTTTTATTTATTGTTGAATCTCGCCGTGGGCGGAAGCTGGCCGGGCTCGCCCGACGCCACCACCGTGTTTCCGCAGCAGATGCTCGTGGACTACGTGCGCGTGTACGCGCGGCCATGA
- a CDS encoding DUF4156 domain-containing protein: MSRRLIRLIPVILVVLAGCATAPINSAGYSVQVVGKALDDTCQSLGQVVGEGGGSFGGDLIANDRLVEYATNDARNKAGAMGATHLMLNPPQLGATANGTTSTATVTGIAYKCPQAAGAATAAEPRCHVEGTPEWENADAAGKKKLLEACKKP, translated from the coding sequence ATGTCCCGTCGCCTGATTCGCCTGATTCCTGTCATCTTGGTCGTTCTGGCCGGTTGCGCCACGGCGCCCATCAACAGCGCGGGCTATTCGGTCCAGGTGGTGGGCAAAGCGCTCGACGACACCTGCCAGAGCCTGGGTCAGGTGGTGGGCGAGGGCGGCGGCTCCTTCGGAGGCGACCTCATCGCCAACGACAGGCTCGTGGAGTACGCGACCAACGACGCACGGAACAAGGCCGGCGCGATGGGCGCGACGCACTTGATGCTCAACCCGCCGCAGCTCGGCGCGACCGCCAACGGCACCACGTCCACGGCGACGGTGACGGGCATCGCCTATAAGTGTCCTCAAGCCGCCGGCGCCGCGACCGCGGCCGAGCCCAGGTGCCACGTCGAGGGCACGCCGGAATGGGAGAACGCCGACGCCGCGGGAAAGAAGAAGCTGCTCGAGGCCTGCAAGAAGCCGTAG